One segment of Vibrio orientalis CIP 102891 = ATCC 33934 DNA contains the following:
- a CDS encoding methyltransferase family protein, with protein MDVLERKIPPVALFVLFVVAINHISHEFVRFTVNLPLSLVVFLVCFVVAGFVGIAGVYEFRRAQTTVNPVKVETASTVVDSGIFAYTRNPMYLGLFLLLFGFAYWQQNLISIAFSFTFILYMNRFQILPEERALEALFGASYIDYKQRVRRWI; from the coding sequence ATGGATGTATTAGAACGAAAGATCCCACCGGTGGCGTTGTTTGTCTTATTTGTTGTTGCCATCAATCATATCAGCCATGAGTTTGTTCGTTTTACGGTAAATTTGCCGCTGAGCTTAGTGGTGTTTTTAGTCTGTTTCGTCGTGGCGGGCTTTGTCGGTATTGCCGGAGTATATGAGTTCAGACGAGCTCAAACGACGGTTAATCCGGTTAAGGTAGAGACAGCCTCAACAGTGGTCGATAGTGGCATTTTCGCCTATACCCGTAATCCGATGTACCTCGGACTCTTTCTGCTTTTGTTTGGTTTTGCCTATTGGCAGCAGAACCTTATTTCAATCGCGTTTTCTTTTACATTCATCCTCTATATGAACCGTTTCCAAATTCTTCCTGAAGAACGCGCTTTAGAAGCTTTGTTTGGTGCGTCGTATATTGATTACAAACAAAGAGTTAGACGCTGGATTTAG
- the maiA gene encoding maleylacetoacetate isomerase: MHDRILYSYWRSSAAYRVRIALNLKGLEYQQRSVHLVNNGGEQHSTEFKRLNPNQLVPVFVDNGMVLNQSLAIIDYLDETYSDALLVPKSGEARYLIKAMAQDIAVDIHPLNNLRVLQYLSNELHVDEDDKSAWYKHWIATGFEALEQRISVTRGQYCVGNEISLVDVCLMPQMYNAQRFGVDLTSYPNLHDVTTSLGKVRAFIQAAPEQQPDAM; encoded by the coding sequence ATGCATGATCGTATTCTCTACAGTTACTGGCGTTCGTCAGCGGCTTATCGAGTACGGATTGCTCTGAACCTAAAAGGGCTAGAATACCAACAGCGCTCTGTGCATTTGGTTAATAACGGTGGGGAGCAACACTCCACCGAATTTAAGCGCTTAAATCCAAATCAGTTGGTTCCTGTCTTTGTGGATAATGGCATGGTACTTAACCAATCGTTAGCGATTATCGATTATCTTGACGAAACTTACAGTGATGCCTTACTTGTGCCAAAGAGTGGAGAGGCGCGCTATTTAATTAAAGCGATGGCACAAGATATCGCTGTCGATATTCATCCATTAAACAATTTACGTGTGTTGCAGTATTTAAGTAATGAACTTCATGTCGATGAGGATGACAAAAGTGCGTGGTATAAGCACTGGATTGCGACTGGATTTGAGGCTTTAGAGCAACGTATTTCGGTAACGAGAGGGCAGTACTGTGTCGGAAACGAGATATCATTGGTTGATGTCTGCTTAATGCCACAAATGTACAATGCGCAGCGCTTTGGAGTCGATTTGACGAGCTATCCCAATTTGCATGATGTGACAACGTCACTTGGTAAGGTGCGGGCGTTTATTCAAGCGGCCCCAGAACAGCAACCTGATGCGATGTAA
- a CDS encoding OmpA family protein, translating into MKKMTLALAVAIALTGCQATQRQNATTGESETNSATKGALIGALTGVAVGLATGDNADERRKHALIGAAGGAAVGGGVGYYFDQQEAALRKELLDSGVQVERVGENQLMLRLENGIGFQSSSYALDPSIHNTLRGVARILVEYPDTSLVIDGHTDSTGSDTTNQVLSERRAESVRSYLVSQGVAAGRAVARGNGERYPICTNDTTTGRACNRRVEIQILPLK; encoded by the coding sequence GTGAAAAAAATGACTCTTGCTTTGGCTGTCGCAATCGCTCTTACTGGCTGTCAGGCAACTCAACGCCAAAACGCGACCACTGGTGAATCAGAAACTAACTCAGCAACAAAAGGCGCACTCATCGGTGCTCTTACTGGTGTTGCTGTTGGCCTAGCGACGGGTGATAACGCGGATGAACGTCGCAAACATGCGCTAATTGGTGCTGCAGGCGGTGCCGCAGTCGGTGGCGGTGTCGGTTACTACTTTGACCAGCAAGAAGCTGCACTTCGCAAAGAGCTACTAGACTCAGGTGTTCAAGTAGAGCGCGTTGGCGAAAACCAATTGATGCTTCGTTTAGAAAACGGCATCGGCTTCCAATCTAGCTCTTACGCGCTGGACCCAAGCATCCACAACACGCTACGTGGCGTTGCACGTATTCTCGTTGAATACCCAGACACTAGCCTAGTGATCGATGGCCACACAGACAGCACGGGGAGCGATACAACCAACCAAGTATTGTCTGAGCGCCGCGCTGAATCTGTACGCTCATACCTAGTTTCACAAGGTGTAGCGGCTGGCCGTGCAGTGGCGCGTGGTAATGGCGAGCGTTACCCAATATGTACTAACGACACAACAACAGGTCGTGCATGTAACCGTCGTGTAGAGATCCAAATTCTACCGCTTAAATAA
- a CDS encoding DUF3334 family protein, producing MKKNKVVTTEDILLKLCQSVSGVLSSATSSQITYSAMVQKITKTSLKPDFGCFVLFDGGFSGLVVINFTSKAALEVYTNYMRNMGMPEEELAVLHTSDEVADVLGELMNQLVGNFTNQVRKDLHTHITQNQPKMLALNKQVNLSVDTNLDRPQARRVTFSTDQGNIFYLELAMDKTEFIQLEDFESAEDECPDTILEKAQQKMKSDKETKSEAASGASANDLLDELGI from the coding sequence ATGAAAAAAAATAAAGTTGTCACAACAGAAGATATTCTATTAAAGCTATGCCAGTCCGTTTCTGGTGTATTGAGTTCAGCAACCAGCTCGCAAATTACTTACTCAGCTATGGTGCAAAAAATCACCAAGACCAGCTTAAAACCTGACTTTGGCTGTTTTGTACTTTTCGATGGTGGCTTCTCTGGTTTAGTGGTTATTAACTTCACCTCTAAAGCTGCATTAGAAGTTTACACAAACTACATGCGCAATATGGGAATGCCTGAAGAAGAGCTTGCCGTCCTGCACACCTCTGATGAAGTCGCTGACGTACTTGGGGAGCTAATGAACCAATTGGTCGGTAACTTTACCAATCAAGTTCGTAAAGATCTTCATACTCACATCACTCAGAACCAACCGAAAATGTTGGCACTGAATAAGCAAGTGAACCTCTCAGTAGATACCAACCTTGACCGACCGCAAGCCCGTCGTGTGACCTTCTCTACCGATCAAGGCAACATTTTCTATTTAGAACTTGCGATGGATAAAACTGAGTTTATCCAATTAGAAGATTTCGAATCGGCTGAAGACGAGTGCCCAGATACTATTCTGGAAAAAGCTCAGCAAAAAATGAAGTCGGATAAAGAGACAAAGTCTGAAGCGGCGAGTGGTGCCAGCGCAAACGACTTGCTTGATGAACTAGGCATCTAA
- a CDS encoding J domain-containing protein: protein MRTLSLLLLFLSSSCIAQPIEELLQSAQNQDVQAQLELANRYSTGDQVEQSQSEAFYWYQQAAKNGNNNAAAALGHAYFTGDGTKADTENAIFWLSHAASNGSPEAAKSLGKLYESLKQGPNALDLAELWYEEASRNDPQAEEDYARVLEAQFNARRAKQVSAIEQLEVAFDTTDIEVNPKAQSIANSQDAQNMTLYGIVALLGASLLVIAWLFRRNQRLSLSSTELDDEAKRKQIKLERELKRKDEQLKQQKRQLETLYRHIKKQQAHAPKEQSSQPNPKEKPLTLACALFGYSPNAVPDEKQVKARYKQLSKIYHPDLKGSDAEMKRLNQALKLILKVVNK, encoded by the coding sequence TTGCGCACACTCTCGCTACTTTTATTATTTTTATCCTCTTCATGCATAGCGCAACCTATCGAAGAGCTGCTCCAAAGTGCGCAGAACCAAGACGTCCAAGCCCAACTAGAACTGGCTAATCGTTATTCCACAGGAGACCAAGTCGAACAATCGCAATCTGAAGCGTTCTATTGGTACCAACAAGCAGCAAAAAATGGCAACAACAATGCTGCAGCAGCTTTAGGGCACGCCTACTTTACGGGCGATGGTACGAAGGCAGACACTGAAAATGCGATTTTTTGGCTAAGCCACGCAGCAAGCAATGGCAGTCCAGAGGCGGCTAAATCGCTTGGAAAACTCTACGAAAGTCTCAAGCAAGGTCCTAATGCTCTTGACCTCGCAGAGTTATGGTACGAAGAGGCATCACGCAATGACCCTCAAGCAGAAGAAGATTACGCGCGCGTACTAGAAGCGCAATTTAATGCCCGTCGCGCGAAACAAGTCTCGGCTATCGAGCAGCTTGAAGTGGCGTTTGATACGACAGATATTGAAGTGAACCCAAAAGCGCAGTCGATTGCCAACAGCCAAGATGCCCAGAATATGACGTTATATGGAATTGTTGCCCTACTCGGCGCAAGTCTACTCGTCATCGCTTGGCTATTTCGTCGCAATCAACGTCTTTCACTCTCATCAACAGAGCTCGACGATGAAGCAAAGCGTAAACAGATTAAGTTAGAGCGAGAACTAAAGCGAAAAGATGAACAACTGAAACAGCAAAAGCGCCAGTTGGAAACGCTATATCGTCATATCAAGAAACAGCAAGCGCATGCTCCCAAAGAACAAAGCTCACAGCCAAACCCTAAAGAAAAACCACTAACCTTAGCCTGTGCATTGTTTGGGTACAGCCCTAACGCAGTTCCGGACGAAAAGCAGGTTAAAGCTCGTTATAAGCAATTATCTAAAATCTATCACCCTGACTTGAAAGGAAGTGACGCGGAAATGAAACGTTTAAACCAAGCGTTAAAACTGATCCTTAAAGTCGTTAACAAATAG
- the ydiJ gene encoding D-2-hydroxyglutarate dehydrogenase YdiJ, protein MLPRLHSQSDVDPIVLTFLKELEAAGFKGDIESQFSSRLAVATDNSVYQQLPQAVVHPKSTQDVVLIGKLSNDSQYERITFSPRGGGTGTNGQSLTKGIVVDLSRHMNKVLEINEDEGWVRVQTGVIKDQLNDAVRPYGYFFSPDLSTSNRATLGGMINTDASGQGSLKYGKTSDHVLSLQAVFADGSTIESDLSRGLPEEGEYAFTAYHTTEKVCREKRAKIDEKFPPLNRFLTGYDLKNSLDVEQDQFDLTRVLCGAEGSLAFITEAKLNLTPIPKARTLVNVKYNSFESALRNAPFMVEAKALSVETVDSKVLNLAKKDIVWHTVSDLLTDVPGKDMQGINMVEFAGQDEQEVNALVEALSQRLDAMMESNEAGIIGYQVCSDVASIGRIYNMRKKAVGLLGAAKGRAKPVAFAEDTCVPPENLADFIVEFRELLDAKSLNYGMFGHVDAGVLHVRPALDLCDPKQEALMHELSDEVVKLVAKYGGLMWGEHGKGFRSEYGPEFFGEELFTELRRVKSAFDPHNKMNPGKICTPLESNHELVKVTDTKRGYYDRQIDVQVRDSFKQAMECNGNGLCFNYDTSSPMCPSMKVTADRRHSPKGRAGMVREWLRQLTDQGVDILDLEQQALQESASIKTMIDRVRNSLNKRHEYDFSHEVYEAMNGCLACKACASQCPIKVDVPSFRSRFLNIYYSRYQRPAKDYLVANIESMLPVLAKAPQLVNGALKQQWVQDLTAKSVGYVDSPLLSIPTLSKRLSGLKAFDLQALAALSKQDKANHVVIVQDPFTSYYDAQVVEDFATLVSKLGKTPVLLPFKPNGKAQHVKGFLKKFANNAKNTAAFLQQVADINIPLVGVDPALVLCYRDEYQEVLQEKRGDFQVLTVHEWLEPKLAEFEQQAPNGDEPWYLFAHCTEKTKMPNAEKEWGAIFAHFGARLDSVPVGCCGMAGTFGHEVDKLQMSKDIYGLSWKPRLQDLPKERCLVTGYSCRSQVKRFEQEKVQHPLQALLKIV, encoded by the coding sequence ATGTTACCAAGATTACATTCTCAGTCGGATGTGGATCCGATTGTACTCACCTTTCTAAAAGAACTCGAAGCCGCTGGTTTTAAAGGCGACATTGAAAGTCAGTTTTCTAGTCGTTTAGCGGTTGCCACGGATAACAGTGTTTATCAGCAACTACCTCAAGCGGTTGTTCACCCCAAATCAACGCAAGACGTGGTACTCATCGGTAAGTTGAGTAATGACTCCCAGTATGAACGAATTACTTTTTCTCCTCGCGGTGGCGGTACTGGTACCAATGGTCAATCTTTGACCAAAGGTATTGTGGTTGATTTGTCGCGTCACATGAACAAAGTCCTTGAAATCAATGAAGATGAAGGCTGGGTTCGTGTTCAAACGGGTGTGATAAAAGATCAGCTCAATGATGCGGTTCGGCCATATGGGTACTTTTTCTCTCCTGATCTTTCAACCAGTAATCGCGCAACACTTGGCGGTATGATCAATACTGATGCATCCGGTCAAGGCTCGCTAAAGTACGGCAAAACCTCTGACCACGTCCTTTCGTTGCAAGCGGTGTTTGCGGATGGCTCGACCATTGAATCTGACTTATCTCGCGGTCTGCCGGAAGAGGGAGAGTATGCTTTTACTGCTTACCATACGACAGAGAAAGTATGTCGCGAAAAACGAGCGAAAATTGATGAGAAATTTCCGCCCCTCAATCGCTTTCTAACGGGTTATGACCTCAAAAATTCTTTAGATGTAGAGCAAGACCAATTTGACCTTACTCGCGTACTGTGTGGCGCAGAGGGCTCTCTAGCCTTTATCACTGAAGCAAAGCTCAACCTTACGCCAATCCCGAAAGCACGTACCTTGGTGAACGTTAAATACAACAGTTTTGAATCCGCATTGCGTAACGCGCCGTTTATGGTTGAAGCAAAGGCATTGTCGGTCGAAACGGTTGACTCGAAAGTATTGAATTTAGCCAAGAAAGATATTGTTTGGCATACCGTCAGTGATTTACTTACCGATGTACCTGGAAAAGATATGCAGGGCATCAACATGGTCGAGTTTGCAGGACAAGATGAGCAAGAAGTCAACGCTTTGGTTGAAGCATTGAGCCAGCGCCTAGATGCCATGATGGAGAGCAATGAAGCAGGCATCATTGGTTATCAAGTATGTAGCGATGTCGCGAGCATTGGTCGCATCTACAATATGCGTAAAAAAGCAGTGGGTCTGCTTGGCGCAGCAAAAGGACGAGCAAAGCCCGTTGCCTTCGCCGAAGACACCTGTGTACCACCTGAGAACTTAGCGGACTTTATCGTTGAGTTTAGAGAGCTGCTTGATGCGAAATCACTCAACTACGGTATGTTTGGGCATGTAGATGCCGGTGTTTTGCACGTGCGTCCGGCGTTAGACTTGTGCGATCCGAAGCAAGAAGCTCTGATGCATGAACTCTCTGATGAGGTGGTCAAGCTGGTGGCGAAATATGGTGGCCTGATGTGGGGCGAGCATGGCAAAGGCTTCCGTTCTGAGTATGGTCCAGAGTTTTTTGGTGAAGAGCTGTTTACTGAGCTTCGTCGAGTCAAATCTGCGTTCGATCCACACAATAAGATGAACCCGGGCAAGATTTGTACGCCGCTAGAAAGTAACCATGAACTGGTTAAAGTGACCGATACCAAACGTGGCTACTATGATCGCCAAATCGACGTTCAAGTGCGCGACAGCTTCAAGCAAGCGATGGAGTGCAACGGTAACGGCCTATGCTTTAATTACGATACCTCGTCACCAATGTGTCCTTCGATGAAAGTGACCGCGGATAGAAGACATTCGCCAAAAGGGCGCGCAGGTATGGTGAGAGAGTGGCTCCGTCAACTAACCGACCAAGGCGTTGATATTCTTGATCTAGAGCAGCAAGCTCTGCAAGAGAGCGCGTCAATCAAGACTATGATTGACCGCGTTCGCAACAGCCTAAATAAGCGTCATGAGTATGACTTTTCTCATGAAGTGTATGAGGCGATGAATGGCTGTCTGGCATGTAAAGCGTGTGCGAGCCAATGTCCGATTAAAGTGGATGTCCCAAGCTTCCGTTCGCGCTTTTTAAATATTTACTACTCACGTTACCAGCGCCCAGCGAAAGACTATTTAGTAGCGAATATTGAAAGTATGCTGCCAGTACTAGCCAAGGCGCCTCAGTTGGTTAACGGTGCGTTAAAGCAGCAATGGGTTCAAGATCTAACGGCCAAGTCGGTGGGCTATGTGGATTCGCCACTCCTGTCTATCCCTACCTTGAGTAAACGACTCTCAGGACTCAAAGCGTTTGATCTCCAGGCTTTGGCTGCGTTGTCAAAACAAGATAAAGCCAATCACGTTGTGATCGTTCAAGACCCGTTTACGAGCTACTACGACGCTCAAGTGGTTGAAGACTTTGCGACGCTAGTGAGTAAGTTAGGTAAAACGCCAGTATTATTGCCGTTTAAGCCAAATGGCAAAGCTCAGCATGTGAAAGGTTTCCTTAAGAAATTTGCCAACAACGCGAAAAATACCGCGGCGTTCTTGCAGCAAGTGGCGGATATTAATATTCCTTTGGTCGGTGTCGATCCTGCTTTGGTGCTCTGCTATCGAGATGAGTACCAAGAAGTGCTGCAAGAGAAACGTGGTGACTTCCAAGTGTTAACAGTGCACGAATGGTTAGAGCCGAAATTGGCAGAGTTTGAACAGCAAGCGCCTAATGGTGATGAACCTTGGTACTTGTTTGCTCACTGTACTGAAAAGACCAAGATGCCAAATGCAGAGAAAGAGTGGGGAGCGATCTTCGCGCACTTTGGCGCTCGATTGGATTCCGTTCCGGTGGGTTGCTGTGGCATGGCGGGTACCTTTGGTCATGAGGTAGATAAGTTGCAGATGTCGAAAGATATTTATGGCCTAAGCTGGAAGCCAAGGCTGCAAGATTTACCTAAGGAGCGCTGCCTGGTGACGGGCTATTCTTGTCGAAGCCAAGTGAAGCGCTTTGAACAGGAAAAGGTTCAGCATCCGCTGCAAGCTTTATTGAAGATAGTATAA
- a CDS encoding DUF2786 domain-containing protein, whose product MDKQKALKKIAKCLELGNSANVNEAANAIKMAHRLMLKYGLDKDDIEFIKMGKTQSTHLLPANVGSNILRIIRGINTKFGVEAVLLNHKGLKRVEFIGEADRAIFAAFAFDIIYREMNEQTGRFRNGFAGSGTSNAEVTRRVNSFLSGWVEGALEKLPIISPDEDSAKKIDDYIDKEFQNIDRETFKQQLREAMKNLTDDYEVGLKKGRTVSVSRPINGAQAPKMLR is encoded by the coding sequence ATGGATAAACAGAAAGCCCTTAAAAAAATTGCAAAATGTTTAGAGCTTGGTAACTCAGCCAACGTAAACGAAGCAGCAAATGCGATTAAAATGGCTCATCGTCTAATGCTGAAATACGGCCTAGATAAAGACGATATCGAGTTTATCAAGATGGGCAAGACTCAATCGACGCATTTACTCCCAGCGAATGTCGGTTCAAATATCCTAAGAATCATTCGCGGTATTAACACCAAATTTGGTGTTGAAGCAGTACTGTTGAATCATAAGGGCTTAAAGCGTGTCGAGTTTATCGGTGAAGCTGACCGAGCCATCTTCGCAGCCTTCGCCTTCGATATCATCTATCGTGAGATGAACGAGCAAACAGGCAGGTTCCGTAACGGGTTCGCGGGATCAGGGACTTCCAATGCTGAAGTTACCCGTCGTGTGAACTCATTTCTTTCTGGCTGGGTTGAAGGCGCACTTGAAAAACTGCCGATCATCAGCCCCGATGAGGACTCAGCCAAGAAAATTGATGATTACATCGATAAAGAGTTCCAAAACATCGATCGTGAGACCTTTAAGCAGCAGCTTAGAGAGGCGATGAAGAACCTAACTGATGACTATGAGGTCGGTTTAAAGAAAGGCCGCACTGTTTCGGTCAGCCGTCCAATCAATGGTGCTCAAGCGCCTAAAATGCTCAGATAG
- the hutH gene encoding histidine ammonia-lyase: protein MKMLNLTLKPGQLNLALLRQVSRSPINLTLDSEAVPAIEESTQVVEQVIAEDRTVYGINTGFGLLANTRIAPEDLETLQKSIVLSHAAGIGEFMSDETVRLMMVLKINSLSRGYSGIRLKVIQALIDLVNSQVYPCVPQKGSVGASGDLAPLAHMSTVLLGEGEARHNGKIISGIEALKIAGLEPITLAPKEGLALLNGTQASTAFALEGLFAAEDLFASATVCGAMSVEAALGSRRPFDPRIHRVRGHRGQMDAAAAYRHLLDINSDIGESHTGCEKVQDPYSLRCQPQVMGACLQQIRNSADILQVEANSVSDNPLVFAEDGDIISGGNFHAEPVAMAADNLALAIAEVGSLSERRMALLIDSALSKLPPFLVDNGGVNSGFMIAQVTSAALASENKTLAHPASVDSLPTSANQEDHVSMATFAGRRLRDMAENTRGILAVEYLSAAQGLDFRAPNKSSARIEEAKQILREKVSFYDKDRYFAPDIEAANALLKLAVHNHLMPEALLPSVKMA, encoded by the coding sequence ATGAAGATGTTAAACCTCACACTTAAGCCGGGACAACTTAACCTAGCCTTACTGCGTCAAGTGAGCCGCTCGCCAATCAATCTCACCCTTGACTCAGAGGCGGTACCAGCGATTGAAGAAAGCACGCAAGTAGTTGAGCAAGTAATCGCAGAAGATCGCACTGTCTATGGTATTAATACTGGCTTCGGTCTATTAGCTAACACGCGTATTGCCCCTGAGGACTTGGAAACGCTACAAAAAAGTATCGTACTGTCACACGCCGCGGGTATTGGTGAGTTTATGTCTGATGAAACCGTCAGACTTATGATGGTGTTGAAAATCAATAGCTTGTCACGTGGTTACTCCGGCATTCGCCTAAAAGTGATTCAAGCGCTGATCGACTTAGTTAATTCGCAAGTCTACCCATGTGTGCCGCAAAAAGGCTCAGTTGGCGCGTCGGGTGATTTAGCACCTCTTGCCCATATGAGTACGGTATTACTTGGTGAAGGAGAAGCGCGTCATAACGGCAAAATCATTTCAGGTATTGAAGCTCTTAAGATTGCTGGCCTTGAACCGATCACCCTTGCGCCAAAAGAAGGCCTAGCGCTTCTAAACGGCACTCAAGCATCGACTGCTTTTGCATTAGAAGGCCTGTTTGCAGCAGAAGATCTGTTCGCGTCCGCAACAGTGTGTGGCGCGATGTCAGTGGAAGCAGCACTTGGAAGTCGTCGTCCATTCGATCCGCGTATTCACCGCGTACGTGGCCATCGTGGACAAATGGATGCCGCTGCAGCGTATCGCCACCTACTCGATATCAACAGTGATATTGGTGAATCACACACGGGTTGTGAAAAGGTTCAAGACCCATACTCACTGCGCTGTCAGCCTCAGGTAATGGGCGCATGTTTGCAGCAAATTCGTAATTCCGCAGATATCTTGCAAGTTGAAGCAAACTCAGTGTCGGATAACCCGCTAGTATTCGCTGAAGATGGCGATATTATCTCTGGCGGTAACTTCCACGCCGAGCCTGTCGCAATGGCAGCAGATAACCTCGCCTTGGCGATTGCTGAAGTAGGCAGTCTGTCAGAGCGTCGTATGGCCCTGCTGATTGACAGTGCCCTTTCGAAACTGCCACCGTTCTTGGTAGACAACGGCGGCGTTAACTCAGGCTTTATGATTGCTCAGGTAACCTCTGCGGCACTGGCGAGCGAAAACAAAACTCTGGCTCACCCAGCTTCGGTTGATAGTTTACCAACCTCAGCCAACCAAGAAGATCATGTATCCATGGCAACTTTCGCAGGTCGCCGTCTACGTGACATGGCCGAAAACACCCGTGGCATTCTTGCGGTCGAGTACCTATCTGCCGCGCAAGGGCTAGACTTCCGCGCGCCAAATAAGTCATCGGCTCGTATCGAAGAAGCGAAGCAGATCCTAAGAGAGAAAGTTTCGTTCTACGATAAAGACCGTTACTTCGCACCCGACATCGAAGCGGCAAACGCACTGCTTAAACTAGCGGTACATAACCACTTGATGCCTGAGGCACTATTGCCAAGTGTGAAAATGGCTTAA
- a CDS encoding fumarylacetoacetate hydrolase family protein: MKLASLKNDSRDGLLVVVSKDLAKCVAVPEVAQTMQYALDNWDNVEPQLNELYIALNNGELTQEMTFDQALCESPLPRAYQWADGSAYVNHVELVRKARGAEMPPSFWTDPLMYQGGSDAFIGPRDDVPVTSEEWGIDFEGEVAVVTGDVPMGVSIENAAKSIRLLMLVNDVSLRGLIPNELGKGFGFFQSKPSSVFSPVAVTPDELGKDWDGGKVNLPLLSFYNNQPFGCPNAGVDMTFEFPELIAHAAKSRPLSAGAIIGSGTVSNKQGTEYGTAISEGGVGYSCIAEVRMIETIRDGSPSTSFMKFGDRIKMEMLNQDGESIFGSIDQQVVKYA, from the coding sequence ATGAAATTAGCTAGCTTGAAAAATGATAGCCGTGATGGCTTGTTGGTCGTTGTCAGTAAAGATCTTGCTAAATGCGTTGCTGTTCCTGAAGTGGCTCAGACGATGCAATACGCGTTGGACAACTGGGACAATGTTGAACCACAACTTAATGAGCTCTACATAGCGCTAAATAATGGCGAATTGACCCAAGAGATGACCTTTGATCAAGCGCTGTGTGAGTCACCTTTACCGCGCGCTTATCAATGGGCGGATGGATCTGCTTATGTAAACCACGTTGAGTTGGTGAGAAAAGCACGCGGTGCTGAAATGCCCCCAAGTTTTTGGACCGACCCATTGATGTACCAAGGTGGCTCTGATGCGTTTATCGGGCCTAGAGATGATGTCCCAGTTACAAGTGAAGAGTGGGGGATTGATTTTGAAGGTGAGGTCGCGGTAGTAACAGGCGATGTGCCAATGGGAGTATCGATTGAGAACGCGGCAAAATCGATTCGATTACTGATGCTTGTCAATGACGTCTCATTACGTGGTTTAATTCCCAATGAGTTAGGTAAAGGCTTTGGCTTCTTCCAATCTAAGCCATCTTCAGTCTTCTCGCCCGTTGCGGTAACGCCAGATGAATTAGGTAAAGACTGGGACGGCGGTAAGGTGAATCTGCCATTGCTGAGTTTCTATAACAACCAACCGTTCGGGTGCCCGAATGCCGGCGTTGATATGACTTTCGAGTTTCCAGAGCTTATCGCTCATGCCGCCAAATCGCGTCCTCTGTCTGCAGGAGCCATTATTGGCTCTGGCACCGTATCGAATAAGCAGGGCACGGAATACGGAACGGCCATCTCTGAAGGGGGAGTAGGTTACTCTTGTATTGCTGAAGTACGCATGATTGAAACCATTCGTGATGGTTCACCATCGACCTCATTTATGAAATTTGGCGATCGAATTAAGATGGAAATGCTGAATCAGGATGGCGAGTCAATTTTTGGCTCTATCGATCAGCAGGTGGTGAAGTATGCATGA